The DNA sequence GGAGTGGACCGACTGGCCGAGCAGATTGCTGGCCAACAGGTGCCCCTTGCCATCGAGGGCCAGCCCATGGACACCCTGGAAGGGAGAGCCGGCCACCACCACCTCCTGTCGGTAAGCAGGAGGAGGAGCGGAGAGGGCTTGGCCGCCCACCATCAGCATCCCGGCCGCCAAAGCCTTGGAGAGCAGTCGCGTCATCATGGGTTGGAAGCCTCTCCGCCACGGGTGAGCTCCAGGCCCGAGAGCTCGTCGGTGTTGCGCCATCTCCGCAGGACGTCGATGAACGCGAGCGTGTCGCCTCCGAAAGAGGCGTAGCGAATCGCGCTCGGGGGTGGCCGGACGCCCTCGTTGTTGAGGTAGCCGGGTGTGCAGTCGACACCGCCGAAGGAGATGCCCTTGTGGAGGCGGCTGACAATCTCCGCCCACCACTGCTCCTGCGCCTGCTCCGACGGTTCGATCGCCTCGACGCCCCGCTTCAAGCACCGCTCGATGATGTAAGCGGCGTGCCGCGCCTGCTCACCGAGGATGTGAACGAAGTTGATCGCCCACCCGCTCTGCGTCGGGCTGAACATCAAGAGGTTCGGATAACCGCGGCTGTGCATGCCGTGGAGCGTCGCCGGGCCATTGGCCCAGCTGTCACGCAGGGCCTTGCCGCCGCGCCCGCGAATGTCGAAGCCCAGGCGACGGGTGTACTCGCTCGCGACCTCGAAGCCCGAGGCATAGACCAGGCAGTCGACCTCGTACTCCTGGCCCTTCACCACCACGCTCGTAGGCGTGATGCGCTCCACACCCTTGCCATCGGTATCCACGAGTTGGACGTTGGGGCGGTTGAACGTCTCCAGGTACTCGTCGTGGAAGCAGGGCCGCTTGCACATCTGGTTGTAGTAGGGCTTGAGCGCCTCGGCCGTCACCGGATCCTTGACGATGGCCGCCACCCGCGCGCGGATCTCCTCCATCTTGCGGAAGTCGGCCAGCTGGCGGAGCTCGGCCGCCTCCTCGGGGGTCTTCGCCAGGCGGCTCGCGACATCATCGAAGATATAGGTCCAACCGTCCCCCACCAGGTCGACGTCCTGCTCGCGACCGGAGACGAGCGCGGTGAAGTTGCGGATGCGCTCCTCCTGCCAGCCGGGCCCGAGCGTCTTCACCCAGGCCTCGTCCGTGGGACGGTTGTTCCGCACACCGACGCCCGAGGGCGTGCGCTGGAAGACGTACAACTGCCTGGCCGAAGCCCCGAGGTGGGGGATCGCCTGAACCGCCGTCGCGCCCGTGCCGATGATGCCCACGCGCTTGTCGGCCAGCCGGCTCATCCCGCCCTTGGGACCGCCGCCGGTATAGGCGTAGTCCCACCGGCTCGTGTGGAAGCTGTGGCCCTTGAAGGTCTCGATCCCCGGGATGCCGGGCAGCTTCGCCTTGTGCATCACGCCGCCAGCGATGACCACGAACCGCGCCGCGAGCCGGTCTCCTCGGTGGGTGGTGATGTTCCAGCGCCGGGCGGCCTCGTCCCAATCCAGCTGCTCGACCTGGGTCTGGAACAGCGCCGCCTTGTAGAGGTCGAACTGCCGGCCGATCCGCTGGCAGTGGGCGAAGATCTCCGGCGCCTTGGCGTACTTCTCCGTGGGCATGTAGCCGGTCTCTTCGAGCAGCGGCATGTAGATATAGGACTCCACGTCGCAGGCGGCGCCCGGATAGCGGTTCCAGTACCAGGTGCCGCCGAAGTCGCCCGCCTTGTCCACGATGCGGAAGGACTCCACTCCCGCCTGGCGCAGCCGCACCGCCGTCAACATGCCGCCAAAGCCACCGCCGACGATCAGCACGTCGATCTTCTCCGTCAGTGCCGGGCGGGTGAAGCCGGGCTCGACGTAGGGGTCCTTGTCGAAGTCCTCGTAGATGCCGCTGAAGTCGCGGTACTGGGCGTTGCCGTCAGCTCGGAGCCGCTTCTCGCGCTCGAGCCGGTACTTCTCCTTCAACGCTTCCGGAGAGAAAGAGCCCTCATCCTTCTTCGACGCAGTCATCCGCACACATCCTTTCGAGCCGACAGTCGCCGCGTATGTACACGGCT is a window from the Hyalangium ruber genome containing:
- a CDS encoding flavin-containing monooxygenase; its protein translation is MTASKKDEGSFSPEALKEKYRLEREKRLRADGNAQYRDFSGIYEDFDKDPYVEPGFTRPALTEKIDVLIVGGGFGGMLTAVRLRQAGVESFRIVDKAGDFGGTWYWNRYPGAACDVESYIYMPLLEETGYMPTEKYAKAPEIFAHCQRIGRQFDLYKAALFQTQVEQLDWDEAARRWNITTHRGDRLAARFVVIAGGVMHKAKLPGIPGIETFKGHSFHTSRWDYAYTGGGPKGGMSRLADKRVGIIGTGATAVQAIPHLGASARQLYVFQRTPSGVGVRNNRPTDEAWVKTLGPGWQEERIRNFTALVSGREQDVDLVGDGWTYIFDDVASRLAKTPEEAAELRQLADFRKMEEIRARVAAIVKDPVTAEALKPYYNQMCKRPCFHDEYLETFNRPNVQLVDTDGKGVERITPTSVVVKGQEYEVDCLVYASGFEVASEYTRRLGFDIRGRGGKALRDSWANGPATLHGMHSRGYPNLLMFSPTQSGWAINFVHILGEQARHAAYIIERCLKRGVEAIEPSEQAQEQWWAEIVSRLHKGISFGGVDCTPGYLNNEGVRPPPSAIRYASFGGDTLAFIDVLRRWRNTDELSGLELTRGGEASNP